The following coding sequences are from one Betaproteobacteria bacterium window:
- a CDS encoding HAD-IA family hydrolase: MNRYDLIVFDWDGTVLDSAGAIVMAIQAACRDLDLPVPDEAAARHVIGLGLGEALRQAVPSLPPERYSAMMERYRCHYLSADHELDLFEGIAELLARLRSAGKVLAVATGKSRIGLDRALRHSGLEIYFVASRCADECFSKPHPQMLEELMAELGVPAERTLMIGDTSHDLLMARNAGVDGLAVAYGAHTGQFLLQHGPVACVDTVAELSLWLQQNA; the protein is encoded by the coding sequence ATGAACCGGTACGACCTCATCGTATTTGACTGGGATGGCACGGTGCTGGATTCCGCTGGCGCCATCGTCATGGCCATCCAGGCGGCCTGCCGTGACCTCGATCTTCCGGTGCCAGACGAGGCTGCCGCCCGACATGTGATCGGTCTTGGCCTCGGTGAGGCTCTGCGTCAGGCCGTTCCCTCCCTGCCTCCCGAGCGTTATTCGGCGATGATGGAGCGCTATCGCTGCCACTACCTGTCGGCAGACCACGAACTTGATTTGTTCGAAGGTATTGCTGAATTGCTCGCCCGTCTTCGTTCGGCCGGGAAGGTCCTGGCGGTCGCGACGGGCAAGAGCCGTATCGGGCTGGATCGGGCGCTCCGGCATTCGGGCCTGGAAATTTACTTTGTCGCTTCGCGCTGTGCCGACGAGTGTTTCTCAAAACCTCATCCGCAGATGCTGGAGGAACTGATGGCCGAATTGGGGGTCCCCGCCGAGCGGACCCTGATGATCGGCGACACCAGCCATGATCTCCTGATGGCCCGTAACGCCGGTGTTGACGGACTGGCGGTGGCCTACGGAGCCCACACCGGCCAGTTCTTGCTGCAGCATGGGCCGGTGGCGTGTGTGGATACGGTGGCTGAGCTGAGTCTATGGTTGCAACAGAACGCCTGA
- a CDS encoding Rieske 2Fe-2S domain-containing protein, whose protein sequence is MVATERLICSSEAVIDGGTGLRFAVRIEGREVPGFVVRFRKRVYAYRNECGHVPAELDWQPGEFFDFSKLYLICSIHGALYAPDTGECLGGRCQGAGLKPLQVTERDGAIYLLQDNPDG, encoded by the coding sequence ATGGTTGCAACAGAACGCCTGATCTGTTCCTCGGAGGCCGTGATCGATGGCGGGACAGGCCTGCGTTTCGCGGTCCGCATCGAGGGGCGCGAGGTGCCGGGCTTTGTGGTTCGTTTCCGCAAGCGGGTGTATGCCTATCGCAATGAGTGTGGCCATGTCCCCGCAGAACTGGACTGGCAACCTGGCGAGTTTTTCGACTTTTCCAAGCTATACTTGATCTGCTCCATCCATGGGGCTCTCTACGCCCCCGATACGGGGGAATGCCTGGGGGGCCGCTGCCAGGGAGCGGGCCTAAAGCCGCTCCAGGTCACAGAGCGGGACGGCGCCATCTATTTGCTCCAGGATAACCCCGATGGATAA
- a CDS encoding S49 family peptidase yields the protein MDNSPGNDHPHWERQTLEKLAFAALEEQKTRRRWGIFFKTLGFIYLVVALVAFVDWGEDAAHQERHTALVHLNGVIEPKGEASAERLIAALQSAFDEKNVAGVVLRINSPGGSPVQAGMVNDEIRRLRAKHPDKPLYAVVEDLCASGGYYVAAAADSIYVDKASVVGSIGVIMEGFGFTSVMDKVGVERRMLTAGANKGFLDPFSPQDPAHKAHAQGLLDDIHKQFIEVVRSGRGKRLKETPDMFSGLVWTGAQSVELGLADDFGSVESVARDVIKAEKLLEYTVKDNIAERVAKRLGAGAVSGFWNGLFTEAASPRWR from the coding sequence ATGGATAATTCCCCAGGAAACGATCACCCGCATTGGGAGCGGCAAACGCTCGAGAAATTGGCTTTCGCCGCCCTTGAAGAGCAGAAGACTCGTCGGCGTTGGGGTATTTTTTTCAAGACACTGGGGTTCATTTACCTTGTTGTCGCGCTGGTCGCCTTCGTTGACTGGGGCGAGGATGCTGCCCACCAGGAAAGGCATACGGCCCTCGTTCACCTCAACGGGGTCATCGAGCCCAAGGGAGAGGCCAGTGCCGAAAGGCTCATCGCGGCACTGCAGAGTGCCTTCGACGAAAAGAATGTCGCAGGCGTGGTCTTGCGCATCAACAGCCCAGGGGGAAGCCCGGTCCAGGCCGGCATGGTCAACGACGAGATTCGCCGCCTGAGGGCAAAGCATCCCGACAAGCCCTTGTACGCGGTTGTGGAGGATCTCTGCGCTTCCGGTGGCTATTACGTGGCTGCCGCGGCGGACAGCATCTATGTCGACAAGGCCAGCGTCGTCGGGTCGATCGGCGTCATCATGGAAGGCTTTGGCTTCACGAGCGTGATGGACAAGGTCGGTGTCGAGCGCCGCATGCTCACGGCAGGCGCCAACAAAGGATTCCTCGATCCTTTTTCGCCCCAGGATCCCGCGCACAAGGCCCATGCCCAGGGTCTTCTGGATGACATACACAAACAGTTCATCGAAGTGGTGCGTAGCGGGCGGGGCAAGCGCCTAAAGGAGACGCCCGACATGTTCTCCGGCTTGGTGTGGACGGGGGCTCAAAGCGTGGAGCTCGGGTTGGCGGACGATTTTGGCTCGGTCGAGTCGGTGGCCCGTGACGTCATCAAGGCCGAAAAACTTCTCGAATACACGGTCAAGGACAACATTGCCGAGCGCGTCGCAAAGCGTTTGGGGGCGGGAGCGGTTTCCGGGTTCTGGAACGGCCTGTTCACCGAGGCCGCGAGCCCGCGCTGGCGCTGA
- a CDS encoding SAM-dependent methyltransferase, translating into MPGILYLIPVPLGTSAPETVLPSPVLDIVRSLRHFVAENAKSARAFLKAAAIPVPLQEISITELNEHTREADAEALLAPLLAGHDVGLVSEAGCPAVADPGSALVAAAQRSELVVRPLVGPSSLLLALMASGLEGQRFAFHGYLAAKEVERTRELRELEAESRRRRQTQLFIETPYRNRALFDAILRTCQPATRLAVATDLTLSGEMIRSRPIAEWKRLPAPEFERRPTVFLLLA; encoded by the coding sequence ATGCCCGGAATCCTCTATCTCATCCCCGTCCCTCTGGGGACCTCGGCACCGGAGACGGTGCTTCCATCACCCGTCCTCGACATCGTTCGCTCCCTGCGTCACTTTGTGGCAGAAAACGCCAAATCGGCGCGGGCATTTCTGAAGGCGGCGGCCATTCCCGTTCCCTTGCAGGAGATCTCCATCACCGAACTCAACGAGCACACCCGCGAGGCGGACGCGGAAGCCCTGCTCGCGCCCTTGCTTGCCGGACACGACGTTGGATTGGTTTCGGAAGCGGGCTGCCCGGCCGTCGCCGATCCCGGATCTGCACTGGTTGCCGCGGCACAGCGCAGCGAGCTCGTGGTTCGCCCGCTGGTCGGGCCTTCCTCGCTGCTCCTGGCTCTGATGGCCTCGGGCCTCGAAGGGCAACGCTTTGCATTTCATGGCTATCTGGCCGCCAAGGAGGTCGAACGAACCCGAGAATTGCGCGAATTGGAAGCGGAGTCACGACGGCGTCGCCAAACCCAGCTATTCATCGAAACACCCTATCGCAACCGCGCACTGTTCGACGCGATTCTGAGAACCTGCCAGCCTGCAACCCGGCTGGCGGTGGCCACTGACCTCACACTGAGCGGGGAAATGATCCGCTCCCGCCCCATCGCGGAATGGAAACGCTTGCCCGCCCCGGAGTTCGAGCGGCGTCCGACCGTTTTTTTGCTCTTGGCCTGA
- the maf gene encoding septum formation inhibitor Maf has translation MTRPIVLASTSPFRRELLGRLQLPFSVDDPGTDETPVHGEFPEETALRLAQAKARAVAPRHPDALIIGSDQIAVCEGRVYGKPGNHEGAVRQLTELSGRMVNFFTGVSLLDAHSGRCQVRGIPTLVRFRHLELPEIERYLGREQAYNCAGSAKSEGLGISLLSTLEGSDPTALIGLPLIALCDMLRQEGLALP, from the coding sequence ATGACCCGCCCCATCGTGCTGGCGTCGACATCTCCCTTTCGGCGCGAACTTCTCGGTCGCCTGCAATTGCCCTTTTCTGTCGACGACCCCGGCACCGACGAGACCCCCGTCCATGGTGAATTCCCCGAGGAAACAGCGCTGCGCCTCGCGCAAGCGAAGGCCCGGGCCGTTGCACCCCGCCACCCGGATGCTCTGATCATTGGCAGCGATCAGATCGCCGTGTGCGAGGGGCGCGTCTATGGCAAACCTGGCAATCACGAGGGCGCGGTCCGGCAACTGACCGAGCTGTCCGGCCGAATGGTCAATTTCTTCACCGGGGTCAGCCTTCTCGACGCCCACTCGGGCCGCTGTCAGGTCCGAGGGATCCCTACCCTGGTTCGCTTCAGACACTTGGAACTGCCTGAAATCGAGCGCTACCTGGGGCGCGAACAAGCGTACAACTGTGCAGGTTCGGCCAAATCCGAAGGTTTGGGGATATCCCTCCTCTCCACGCTTGAAGGCAGTGACCCGACGGCCCTAATAGGGCTGCCATTGATTGCCCTTTGCGACATGCTGCGGCAGGAGGGCCTGGCACTGCCCTGA
- a CDS encoding DUF177 domain-containing protein — translation MSQQLAIDGMAFARDRRVLEGTFDVSALTRLHDLLAEVSGEVRYRLEGVRGERGQSQLRLLLSGSLPLACQRCLGVVEFRLEVDSLLELVPEGEDLSQDELEDDSRDFLPVAGELEVADLVEDEVLLALPVSPRHEKCSLPGVSEAGERMMPFAGLAGMKGRPN, via the coding sequence ATGTCGCAACAGCTCGCGATCGACGGTATGGCTTTTGCCAGGGACAGGCGGGTCCTCGAAGGGACTTTCGATGTTTCTGCGCTTACGAGACTGCACGACCTTCTGGCCGAGGTTTCCGGCGAAGTCCGGTATCGGCTTGAAGGGGTCAGGGGTGAGCGGGGGCAGTCTCAGTTGAGGCTGCTCTTGTCGGGAAGCCTGCCGCTCGCTTGTCAGCGCTGTCTTGGGGTCGTCGAATTTCGCCTGGAGGTTGACAGCCTCCTGGAGCTGGTCCCCGAGGGCGAAGACCTGTCGCAGGATGAGCTGGAGGACGATAGTCGAGATTTTCTGCCTGTGGCGGGTGAGCTTGAAGTGGCCGATCTGGTCGAGGACGAAGTCCTCCTTGCGCTTCCTGTGTCGCCGCGGCACGAAAAATGCAGTCTGCCCGGAGTTTCCGAGGCCGGTGAACGGATGATGCCGTTTGCGGGGCTCGCGGGAATGAAGGGGAGGCCGAACTGA
- the rpmF gene encoding 50S ribosomal protein L32, with protein sequence MAVQQNKKSPSKRGMHRAHDFLTNPPLALEPTTGEVHLRHHISPTGFYRGKKVLKGKGE encoded by the coding sequence ATGGCCGTTCAACAGAACAAGAAGTCCCCGTCCAAGCGTGGCATGCACCGTGCCCACGACTTTCTGACCAATCCCCCTCTGGCACTCGAGCCCACCACGGGCGAGGTGCACCTGCGCCACCATATTTCCCCCACCGGGTTTTATCGCGGCAAGAAGGTCTTGAAGGGCAAGGGCGAGTAA
- the plsX gene encoding phosphate acyltransferase PlsX, with amino-acid sequence MTSCIAIDCMGGDHGPSVTVPAALRFLADHPGASLMLVGREEAIRPHLGNAAGDARLRLVSASEVVEMDESPALALRNKKDSSMRVAINLVKDGQAQACVSAGNTGALMAISRFVLKMLPGIDRPAICAPLPTLRGHTHVLDLGANIDCTPEHLLQFGLMGASLVSALEHVDRPTVGLLNIGEEDIKGNEVVKRAGELLRQSGLNFVGNVEGDGIYKGDADIVVCDGFVGNVALKTSEGLAQMLASFLRQEFKRNLLTRLAALVALPVLSRFKKRVDHRRYNGAILLGLKGISVKSHGSADSFAFANAIARAWDAAENGVLERIAERFAGIAGQGTREEAA; translated from the coding sequence ATGACCAGTTGCATCGCCATCGATTGCATGGGGGGCGACCACGGGCCGTCAGTGACGGTTCCCGCGGCCCTGCGTTTCCTGGCTGACCATCCGGGCGCCAGCCTGATGCTGGTCGGACGGGAGGAGGCTATCCGTCCCCATCTCGGGAATGCCGCCGGAGATGCGCGACTGCGGCTCGTCAGTGCGTCTGAAGTCGTCGAGATGGATGAGTCCCCGGCGCTTGCACTACGCAACAAGAAAGACTCTTCCATGCGGGTGGCGATCAACCTGGTGAAGGATGGCCAGGCCCAGGCCTGTGTTTCGGCCGGCAATACCGGGGCGCTCATGGCTATTTCCCGCTTTGTCCTGAAGATGTTGCCGGGTATCGATCGCCCCGCCATATGTGCGCCGCTGCCCACCCTGCGAGGTCACACGCATGTTCTCGACCTGGGGGCGAACATCGATTGCACGCCGGAGCATCTGCTGCAGTTCGGCCTCATGGGAGCCTCACTGGTCTCGGCCCTGGAGCATGTCGATCGACCCACCGTGGGTCTGCTCAACATCGGCGAGGAGGACATCAAAGGCAACGAAGTGGTCAAGAGAGCGGGAGAGTTGCTCAGGCAGTCCGGGCTGAATTTTGTGGGCAACGTCGAAGGTGACGGCATCTACAAGGGTGACGCGGACATCGTGGTCTGTGACGGCTTTGTCGGCAACGTCGCCTTGAAGACTTCGGAGGGACTTGCCCAGATGCTTGCCTCCTTCCTGAGACAGGAATTCAAGCGCAATCTGCTCACGCGGCTTGCAGCCCTGGTTGCCCTGCCGGTGCTCAGTCGCTTCAAGAAACGTGTCGATCATCGGCGCTACAACGGCGCCATTCTCCTGGGGCTCAAGGGGATATCGGTAAAGAGTCACGGCTCGGCGGACTCCTTTGCCTTCGCCAACGCAATTGCCCGGGCATGGGATGCGGCCGAAAACGGAGTGCTCGAACGTATTGCAGAACGCTTTGCCGGTATTGCGGGGCAAGGGACTCGCGAGGAAGCGGCATGA
- a CDS encoding ketoacyl-ACP synthase III, with the protein MIYSRVIGTGSSLPGAPVTNADLAARGIDSDDEWIVTRTGIRQRHLAAPGVTASDLGLEAAHKALEMAGVVAADLDLIIVATSTPDFVFPSTACLIQGRLGNRGATAFDVQAVCAGFAYALSVADKFITSGSHRRALVIGAEVFSRILDWQDRGTCVLFGDGAGAVVLEASDEPGILATALHADGSQSGLLSVPGQICGGQVSGDPFLRMDGQAVFKFAVRVLAEVAEEVCSNSGLEPAALDWLIPHQANIRIIEATGKKLGVARERVVVTVDHHGNTSAASIPLALDEAVRDGRIRPGQKVLVEGVGGGFTWGAVLMQL; encoded by the coding sequence ATGATTTATTCGCGGGTCATCGGAACTGGCAGCTCGCTCCCGGGCGCTCCCGTGACCAACGCCGATCTTGCAGCACGGGGCATCGATAGCGACGACGAGTGGATCGTCACCCGCACAGGCATCCGGCAACGTCATCTCGCCGCTCCCGGCGTCACGGCAAGCGACCTGGGGCTCGAGGCAGCACACAAAGCGCTGGAAATGGCCGGAGTTGTGGCGGCTGACCTCGATCTCATCATCGTTGCCACCTCCACGCCGGATTTCGTTTTTCCCAGTACAGCCTGTCTTATCCAGGGGCGGCTTGGCAATCGAGGGGCGACGGCCTTCGATGTCCAGGCGGTGTGCGCTGGCTTCGCCTATGCGCTGTCGGTGGCCGACAAATTCATCACCTCCGGTAGCCATCGCAGAGCCTTGGTGATTGGTGCCGAGGTGTTCTCGCGCATTCTGGATTGGCAGGACCGGGGAACCTGTGTGCTGTTTGGTGACGGTGCCGGCGCCGTGGTGCTCGAGGCCTCGGATGAGCCGGGTATTCTTGCCACCGCGCTGCACGCGGATGGCAGCCAAAGCGGCCTCTTGAGCGTTCCTGGCCAGATTTGCGGAGGGCAGGTCAGCGGTGACCCCTTCCTGCGCATGGATGGTCAGGCGGTGTTCAAATTTGCGGTGCGCGTCCTCGCCGAAGTTGCAGAGGAGGTCTGTTCCAACTCTGGCCTCGAGCCTGCCGCCCTGGACTGGCTTATCCCTCATCAGGCCAATATCCGCATCATTGAAGCGACGGGCAAGAAACTTGGTGTTGCCCGCGAGCGGGTGGTGGTGACGGTGGACCACCATGGCAATACCTCGGCGGCGTCCATCCCCCTGGCGCTCGACGAAGCGGTCCGGGATGGGCGTATCCGCCCCGGACAGAAGGTTCTGGTAGAAGGTGTCGGCGGCGGCTTCACCTGGGGCGCCGTCTTGATGCAACTTTGA
- the fabD gene encoding ACP S-malonyltransferase: protein MFAFVFPGQGSQSVGMMAAYGDATVVRSTFDEASQALGDDLWQMVADGPAELLAQTVNTQPVMLTAAIAAWRLWLDKGGRQPAVLAGHSLGEYSALVASGVIDLKDAVPLVRLRAAAMQEAVPLGTGAMAAVLGLDDEGIRAACAEAAQGEVAEPVNFNAAGQTVIAGHKAAVERAMEACKARGAKRAVALPVSAPFHSSLIRPAADKLAARLAELDLLPPRIPVVNNVDVAVESDVVRIKDALVRQAYSPVRWVETIQKMAAMGVSTVAECGPGKVLAGLTKRCADGVNGIALADAAAIEANLGLE from the coding sequence ATGTTTGCATTTGTCTTTCCGGGGCAGGGGTCCCAGAGCGTTGGCATGATGGCGGCCTACGGGGACGCCACTGTGGTGCGTTCCACCTTTGATGAAGCCTCGCAGGCGCTCGGGGATGACCTCTGGCAGATGGTGGCGGACGGCCCGGCCGAATTGCTGGCGCAGACCGTCAATACTCAGCCCGTCATGTTGACGGCCGCCATTGCTGCCTGGCGCTTGTGGCTGGACAAGGGGGGGCGCCAACCCGCCGTGCTGGCCGGCCATAGCCTGGGTGAATATTCAGCGCTGGTGGCGTCGGGGGTTATCGATCTGAAGGATGCGGTGCCCCTGGTTCGCCTGCGCGCGGCTGCGATGCAGGAGGCTGTTCCCCTCGGGACCGGCGCCATGGCGGCTGTTCTGGGGCTCGATGACGAGGGTATTCGTGCGGCCTGCGCCGAAGCGGCCCAGGGCGAGGTTGCCGAACCGGTCAATTTCAATGCCGCGGGGCAAACGGTGATTGCCGGACACAAAGCTGCCGTGGAGCGAGCCATGGAAGCCTGCAAGGCCCGCGGCGCGAAGCGTGCCGTCGCCCTGCCGGTCTCGGCCCCCTTTCATTCCTCGCTCATTCGTCCGGCGGCAGACAAGCTTGCTGCCCGCCTCGCCGAGTTGGATCTTCTGCCTCCCCGCATTCCGGTTGTCAATAACGTCGATGTGGCGGTCGAGAGCGATGTCGTGCGCATCAAGGATGCCCTCGTGCGACAGGCTTACAGCCCGGTGCGCTGGGTCGAGACCATTCAGAAGATGGCGGCTATGGGGGTGAGCACGGTGGCCGAGTGCGGCCCCGGAAAGGTGCTGGCTGGGCTCACCAAGCGCTGTGCAGACGGGGTCAATGGCATCGCCCTGGCCGATGCAGCGGCCATCGAAGCCAATCTCGGGCTGGAGTGA
- the fabG gene encoding 3-oxoacyl-ACP reductase FabG — translation MSMLTGQVALVTGATRGIGRAIALELGRRGATVVGTATSEAGAGVISAYLTEAGLGGRGGVLEVRDAAQVDAAIAAIEAEFGTIAILVNNAGITRDNLAMRMKEDEWDAVIDTNLKAVFRLSKAVMRGMMKSRRGRIVNITSVVGHSGNPGQANYCAAKAGVAGMTRSLARELGSRNITVNCVAPGFIATDMTHDLDEKHKEAMLAAIPLGRAGTPEDVAAAVAFLVSPAAGYVTGTTIHVNGGMFMD, via the coding sequence ATGAGCATGTTGACTGGACAGGTAGCCTTGGTGACCGGCGCAACCCGGGGGATCGGGCGGGCCATCGCCCTCGAACTCGGGCGTCGGGGGGCCACGGTAGTGGGTACCGCAACCAGCGAAGCTGGGGCAGGGGTCATCTCCGCCTACCTCACCGAAGCTGGCTTGGGCGGGAGGGGCGGTGTGCTCGAAGTGCGGGACGCAGCCCAGGTAGACGCTGCCATCGCGGCGATCGAAGCCGAGTTCGGGACCATCGCCATCCTGGTGAACAACGCCGGCATCACGAGAGATAACCTGGCCATGCGCATGAAGGAGGACGAATGGGATGCGGTGATCGACACCAACCTCAAGGCGGTGTTCCGCCTGTCCAAGGCGGTCATGCGAGGGATGATGAAATCCCGCAGGGGCCGCATCGTCAATATCACCTCGGTGGTGGGTCACTCGGGCAATCCGGGACAAGCCAATTACTGCGCAGCGAAGGCCGGTGTTGCCGGCATGACGCGTTCCCTGGCGCGGGAACTCGGTAGCCGCAATATCACGGTCAATTGCGTGGCGCCAGGATTTATCGCCACCGACATGACCCATGATCTCGACGAGAAGCACAAAGAGGCCATGCTGGCCGCGATTCCCTTGGGACGTGCGGGGACTCCCGAAGATGTCGCTGCGGCCGTCGCTTTTCTCGTGTCGCCGGCCGCCGGCTACGTCACCGGAACGACGATTCACGTCAACGGTGGCATGTTCATGGATTGA
- the acpP gene encoding acyl carrier protein codes for MDNIVERVKKIVAEQLGVNEADIKNESSFVDDLGADSLDTVELVMALEEEFECEIPDEEAEKITTVQQAVDYVLANKK; via the coding sequence ATGGATAACATCGTAGAGCGCGTCAAGAAGATCGTCGCCGAGCAACTCGGCGTGAACGAAGCCGACATCAAAAACGAGTCTTCGTTCGTTGACGATCTCGGCGCGGATTCGCTGGATACCGTCGAATTGGTCATGGCCCTGGAAGAGGAATTCGAGTGCGAAATCCCCGACGAGGAAGCCGAAAAGATCACTACCGTTCAGCAGGCGGTCGACTACGTCCTCGCCAACAAGAAGTAA
- the fabF gene encoding beta-ketoacyl-ACP synthase II: MARRRVVITGLGLVSPVGNTVDEGWSNLIAGRSGIATITKFDASAFSAHIAGEVKGFDIGAYLAPKESRRMDTFIHFGMAAAIQAVRDAGLAENAADPERIGVAIGSGIGGLPLIEATKDDYLAGGPRKISPFFVPGSIINMISGNLSIMFGFKGPNIALVTACTTGTHSVGEAARIIEYGDADVMVAGGAEATVSPLGLGGFCAARALSTRNDDPATASRPWDRDRDGFVLGEGAGVMVLEEYEHAKARGAKIYAEVAGYGMSADAFHMTQPAEDGDGARRCMLAALRNADLAPGDIQYINAHGTSTPLGDVAETQAVKRAFGEATKNLVMNSTKSMTGHLLGAAGGIEAVFTALAIHHQISPPTINIFNQDERCDLDYCANQARKMKIEAAISNSFGFGGTNGTVAFRRI, encoded by the coding sequence TTGGCACGTCGCAGAGTCGTCATCACAGGCCTGGGTTTGGTTAGCCCGGTCGGCAATACCGTGGACGAGGGTTGGTCGAACCTCATCGCCGGGCGGAGTGGGATCGCCACGATCACCAAATTCGATGCCTCAGCCTTTTCCGCGCATATCGCTGGAGAAGTGAAGGGTTTCGACATCGGGGCCTATCTGGCCCCGAAGGAATCCCGGCGCATGGATACCTTCATCCACTTCGGGATGGCGGCCGCCATTCAGGCCGTGCGCGATGCGGGGCTCGCCGAGAATGCGGCCGACCCTGAGCGGATCGGGGTTGCCATTGGTTCAGGGATCGGCGGTCTGCCTCTGATCGAGGCGACCAAGGATGACTATCTGGCTGGCGGTCCCCGCAAGATTTCGCCGTTTTTTGTCCCCGGTTCCATCATCAACATGATTTCCGGCAACCTCTCGATCATGTTCGGATTCAAGGGCCCCAATATCGCGTTGGTCACGGCCTGTACCACCGGAACTCACTCCGTGGGTGAGGCCGCGCGCATCATCGAGTATGGCGATGCCGACGTGATGGTCGCGGGTGGTGCCGAGGCGACGGTATCCCCTTTGGGCTTGGGCGGATTCTGTGCAGCCCGCGCACTGTCCACACGCAATGACGATCCGGCCACCGCCAGCCGCCCCTGGGACCGGGATCGCGACGGCTTCGTGCTTGGCGAAGGTGCCGGGGTGATGGTCCTTGAGGAGTACGAGCATGCCAAGGCCCGTGGCGCAAAGATCTACGCGGAGGTGGCAGGCTATGGCATGAGCGCCGATGCCTTCCACATGACGCAGCCTGCGGAAGACGGGGACGGAGCACGGCGCTGCATGTTGGCTGCGCTCCGCAATGCCGATCTGGCACCGGGTGACATCCAGTACATCAATGCTCACGGAACCTCGACTCCCCTGGGGGATGTTGCGGAAACCCAGGCAGTCAAGCGCGCTTTTGGCGAGGCTACCAAGAACCTGGTCATGAATTCAACCAAATCCATGACGGGGCATCTCTTGGGTGCCGCAGGGGGAATAGAAGCCGTATTCACCGCCCTGGCGATTCACCATCAGATTTCGCCTCCGACGATCAACATCTTCAACCAGGATGAGCGCTGTGACCTGGACTACTGTGCGAATCAGGCACGCAAGATGAAGATCGAAGCGGCCATTTCCAATTCCTTCGGGTTTGGCGGAACCAACGGGACGGTGGCTTTCCGGCGTATCTGA